DNA from Demetria terragena DSM 11295:
GCTCCTCCAGCACCTGCTTGATCTGGGCTCCCGTCAGATCCTTGGTGACGATCGTGTTGTTGAACGGCATGATCGTTGCGGCATCGGCGTAGGTGATGGCCTCGTCGTTTCCACCGAGGTCAGCCCGCACGCCGCCCGGGTTCATCACGCCGATATCTACGCCGCCAGGGCGACCGGGCTTGTTGATGGACTCGACATAACTCTGGGCGATCAGATTCGACAGCCTCGACTCCCGCATCCGGTTGTCGGGAGTGCCGTCGTCATTGAGTGCCCTAGTGATCGGCGCGGTCTTTGTGCCGATCTTCTCCTTGCCAATCTGTTCGGCACGCTTGTTTGCGGTGTCGACGATCTTGGCAGTGGCGGTGTAGCGCGGGTCTGCCTTACATGCCTCGGTTGGCTCAGTCACCTCGCGATTCGTCATCGAATACTGCGTGACCTCGTCGCGGGCCGGGTCATATCCGAGGGTCAGTTGGCCAAGGTGACTGGCGTAAAAATCAGTTTGAATCACCGGACGAGTTCCCGTGCTCGCCGGCCCATCCCACGCGTACTTCTGGTGAGTGTGCCCCGTGAAGATCGCGGCCACCTTCGGCGACGTCTCCGTCACGATGCTCTTGAACTGAGCGTTGGAGGACACCTGGCTCTCAAGGGAGGACTCCCCGCTCGGTGCGCCCTCGTGATATTCGGCGACGAGTACGTCGGCCTCACCATTCGCGGGATCACCATCGGTCAGGTCAGTCGCGACTCGATTGACCGCTGCCACCGGGTCGCCGAACTCCAGCCCTTTAATGCCGTCTTTAGCGACCAGTGAAGGCACCTCACGTGTGACCGCACCGATCACGCCGATCCGGACGCCGTTTTGCTCGACCACCTTGTATCCGGGGAGCACCGGGTCGGTCGTGCCCGCGCGATAGACATTCGCCCCGACGTACGTCCAGTCGGCCCGGTCCTGTACCCGGCCCTTGAGGTCACTCAGTCCGCCGTCGAACTCGTGGTTGCCGACTGCGGAGACCTTGAGGTCAAGGCTATTGAGATAATCGATCGCCGGCTCATCATCTTGTGAGGCTGACTCAAAAGGTGTCCCGCCGACGTTGTCTCCGGCGGACAAGAACGTGGTGCCTGGAACCTCGCGCTGCACCGTGGTCACGGCGCACGCAAAGTCTTTGGTGAAGTGTCCGTGGAAATCGTTGGTGTTGACCAGACTGAGCTGGGTCAACGCCGGGTCGATCGGCTGATCCCCCACGTTGGTGGCTGCGTGCGCTGGGGCGACCATCAGGGCGCTCAGGGCAAGCGATCCGCCGCAGGCAGCGAACTTCCGGGCTCGATTCATCGTGTCCTCTTTCGTGACAGAAGCCGGATCGACTCCACAGCGAGCCAGGATGCCGTTCTTCGGGTCCTCATGGGGCCGGATTCGCAGAATTGCTCACCTTTCGTCCGGGAGAATCGCGACCCCCGAAGTCTGCACTCGCAGGTTGAGCCGGCTTCCAGCCGCGGGGAGAGTCGAACCCATGTCGCCTACGGCATCAACCTCTGAACCCGAGTCCAGCCGCACCCGCAGCCGAATGACGTCGGCTCCCTGCGCTGCCGAGACGACCGTGGCGCCATGTCCTCCGCTGGGATCCCAGCGCAACGCTTGTGGCCGCAACGCCAAGCGCTCGGCCCGCTCATCGATGGCTCGCGCCTCCGCTCCGCTCAACACCGAGGTGTATCCCAAGAACTCCGCTGTCTGAGCCGACTCAGGCATCCGCCACACGTCAGCGGTCGGGCCTTCTTGCACGATGCGGCCAGAGCTCATGACGGCCACCCGGTCGGCCAGTGTGAACGCCTCGTCGTGGTCGTGCGTGACGACCACGGCGGTGGTTCCCGACTCGATCAGGATGCGCCGCAGGTCCGACCCGAGCCGGTCCCGCAGCGACCGATCAAGGGCAGACAGCGGCTCATCCAGCAACAAGACACGAGGGGAGGCTGCGAGCGCCCGCGCCAGCGCAACCCGTTGTTGTTGGCCGCCGGAAAGCGTTGCTGGTCGTCGTGATTCAAATCCGCCGAGACCAACGATCTCGAGCAGTTCGGCCACCTTTGCGCTGACCTCCTGGCGGGGGACTCGCTGCCGGCGCAGTGCGTACGCGACATTCCCTGCCACGTCGTGGTGCGTGAAGAGTTGGGCGTCTTGAAACATCAAACCCACGCGACGGCGGTGGGTCGGAACCGTGGTGACGTCGGCATCCCCTATTCGCACCGTTCCCTGCTCGGGAGCCTGCAGACCTGCGATGACGCGCAGCAAGGTGGACTTCCCGCACCCGGAGGGACCCAGGACGGCTGTGACGCGCCCCGCCTGCACGGACAACGACACATCGTCAACGGCCGCGAGATCCTCGAATCGGACCGTGACGTGCTCGACCGCCAGTCCTGTCTCAACGGCTCGATTCGTCAATCTGGTTTCAGCCATCTAGAAGCTCCCAAGAGATCCGACGCGAAGGCGCTCCACCAGGCCCATGATGGTGACCGTCACAAGCGCCAACACCACGGAGGCCGCGAGCGCCATCCCGAAATTGTCGCCGCCTGGTCGGCCGATCAGCGTGTAGATCACGACGGGCACGGTGGGCCGGTCGGGTCGCGCCAGGAAGGCGGTCGCGCCGAACTCGCCCAACGAGATCGCCATCGCGAACCCGGTCGCCGCCAGAAGCGGTCGCCACAGGACAGGCAGGTTGACCGAGCACCAGGCCCGAACCGGCCCCGCGCCAAGGGTGCTGGCGGCCTCTCGGGGACGGGGATCCAACGAGCGCAGCACTGGGGTGAGCGTGCGGACAACGAGGGGAAGGGCGACGATCGCCTGCGCTATCGGGATAAGGACCGGTGAGCTTCGCAAGTCGAGGGGCGGGCGATCAAGGGTCACCAGAAAGCCGAATCCGACTGTCACTGCGGAGATTCCGAGCGGAACCATGAACGCCGAGTCCAAGAGGGCCAACCCGCGACGTGATCGTCGAGTTCGACCCCGGCGGGACACCACGATTGAGACGAGTACGCCCAGGATCATCGCGAGAACCGTGGCATCCAGTGCCGTACGCCACGAGTTGGCCATGGCCTCGGTCACCGGAACGATCAGCGCATCGGTGGCATCTGGTGTCGCCAGATGACCATAGTTCTCCAGCGACCACCGCCCCTCGACACGCAACGACCGGACCACCAAGGTGCCAATGGGCACCAAGATGAAGGCCATCGCGAGGGCGGTGATAGCCACGGGTACGGCGTCGCCACGCGTGGTTGCGCGCCCTCCGGAGGTTTGGCCCGAGCGTGGGACGGCTCGCTCCCGACGAGCACGCATCGCCTCGGTGACGGCTAGTAGCGCCAGGACAGCAACCAGTTGAAGCAGGCTGAGCATGGCGGCGGCCTGCAGGTCAAGGAAGTTGGCCGTGAGCAGATAAATCTCGGTCTCAATCGTGCTGTAGCGCAGCCCACCGAGCGTCAGGACGATGCCGAATGCGGTTGAGCAGAAGAGGAATACAACACTCGCCGCGCTCAGAACGGCGGGAGCGAGCGAGGGAAGCGTGACCGTCCGAAAGACCTGCCAGGGTCCGGCGCCCAGGGACGCCGCAGCATCCTCGACCCGCGGATCCAGGCTCTCCCACATCCCGCCGACGGTGCGCACCACGACCGCGAGGTTGAAGAAGATCATCGCGAGCAGAATGGCGATCCACGACCCGTCGATTCCTAGGAAACCCAACGGCCCTGACGGGCTCAACAGGGTGCGAAAGGCCACTCCGACCACCACGGTGGGCAACACGAACGGCATCACGACGACCGCACGCAACAGCCGCCGCCCCGGAACGGCTAGCCGGTGCAAGACGTAGGCCATCGGCAGCCCGATCAGCACGGTGACCACCGTGGCCAGGGCCGCCATCCACACCGTGAACCACAGCACGCGATGCACGCGGGGACGGGTGAACACCTCAAGCGCCTCGCCCACGGCCCAAGCACCCTCTGGTCGCAGGCCTTTGAGGAGCATCCCGGTCACCGGCAGCACGAAAAAGACCGCCAGGAAGGCGAGCGGGATCAGTGCCGCGAAGGCGAAAGCGACCCGGCCCCCCAACGCCGGTCGACCCCCCAACGCCCGTCGACCCCCCAACGCCGGTCGAGCTTGTCGAGCTTGTCGAGACCCCGCCCGTCGAGCCCACGTCACTGGGAGGTGATCTCCTGCCACGACCGAAGCCACGCTGTCCGGTTCTGATCAATCTTCTGCGGGGACACGGTGATCGGCTTGCTCGACTGTTTCGCGAAGTTCGCCCAGTCCTTCGGCAAGGTGATCTGGTCGTTGACCGGGAAGACGTACATGTTCTCCGGCAGCGACTCTTGGAAGGTCTTGCCACTCATCCAGTCGATGAGCGCTTTGGCACCCTTGACGTTCTGTGCCCCCTTGAGGATTCCGGCGTACTCCACCTGCCGGAAGCAGGTGTCGAGGAGCGCCCTGCTGGAGGTCTTGCCGTTCTTGACGGTAAAGGCCGGCGAGGTGTCGTAGGACCAGACGATGGGCCGGTTGCCCTTCCCGTCACCTTGACTGAAGTCGACGTTGTAGGCGTCTTCCCAGCCGCTGGTGATCTTGACGCCATTGGCGACCAACTTCTTCCAATATCCCTGCCACCCCGACTCGCCGTACGCGCCCACCGTGGCCAACAGCATCGCCAGACCAGGCGAACTCGTCGGCGCCCCGGGCACGACCGTGAGGTTCTTGTACTTGGCCTTCGTCAGGTCACCCAGAGTTTTCGGCGGCGCAATGTTCTTCTTCGCGAACCAGGTGGTGTCGATGTTGACGCAGGTGCTCGCGTGGTCGATGGGCGTGAGTTCCTTGGCCCCCTTGCCCTCGATCAAGAACTCCTTAGCGCTGGGTGCCATGGCGGGCGAGGCGTACGGCGTCAGCACGTCCTTGCCAGCGACCCGGGTGGCGTAGGTGTTGTCGATGCCGAAGGCCACATCGCCGAGCGGCTTCTTCTTCGTGAGGACCAACTTGTTGGCGACTTCACCGCCATCGCCACTCTTGGAAACCTTGACCCGATAGCCAGACTTCTTCTCGAATGCCTGCAGCAGTTTCTTGGGAACGCTGAACGAGTTGTGGGTGACCAGCGTGACGGTCTTGGTGCCGCCTGCGGTTTCCGGGCCGTCCGTGGGGTCCGACTCACTGCCGCTGACCGAGCAACCCGTCAGGACGAGCGCGGTCGTCACCGCAATCGCGAACGTCTGCCTCATGATCGTGCGTCCTCTCGGTGAGAGGGGTCTCGCTCAGGCCGTGGTCTGACCCGAACGAGGAGATGCTCGACTTCCTCCACCGGTGCTAGCCGGGTCAGGTTCGAGGGTCTGCGGCGGACCGCACTCTCAGCGCGTGGAGCGCTCCCCTGTCGTGTGCCTCGACGGTACACCGCAGACTGTGAAAGTCTCGACCCCAACTGGTGAACTGGCCGATGCGCAGGCACGGCCCTCGAACGAAAGGCGGACGATGGGCGACGCAGTGTGGAAGGTCATGGCAATTGCCGCAGGCCTGGTCGGAGCGAAGGCCGCCAAGAAGGCCATCGACTCCACCTGGAACGCGGCAACCGGCAACGGCCCGCCGACCAATCCGGCCGACCCGGACATCTCATGGAAGGAAGCGGTGGGCTTCGCGATTGTTTCCGGTGCCATCGCCGGGGTAGCCCGGACGATCGCCCAGAAGCAGGCGGCCGACTTCTACATCAAGTCCGCTGGAAAGCCGCCTAAGGCGCTGCAGGCGGACTCCCTCAAGGGCGAGGCCAAGGTCAAGTAGGCCGTGCGAGACTCGCTGGCCTGGCGATCCGCCGCCGAGTTGCTCGCCGAGTTCTCCTCCGGCACCAGCACGCCGGTCCAGGCTCATCAGGCGGTTCAGGAGCAGATCGCTGAGCGCGAATCTGAGCTCAACGCACTGTGGCACCAGGATGCCCCTGAGCGGGTTCTGGCCTGCGCGCAGGAAAGCGCACGGCGGTGGGAGCAAGGTACGCCGCGCGGGGCGCTGGACGGCGTACCCGTCACGGTGAAAGAAAATGTGGCCCGCGCTGGCATCCCGATGCCTGCTGGTTGCGCCGGTGTCACACCGACAATCCCCGACCGCAACGCGCCCATCGTGGAACGCATCGAGGCAGCGGGCGGGATCATCATCGGCTCGACCGTGATGCCCGACTGGGGAATGCTGTCGTCCGGAGTTTCCTCGCTGCATGGCATCACGCGCAGTCCGCTGAATCCGGCCTGGACGACGGGCGGTTCGAGTTCGGGGGCTGGCGCCGCCACCGCGGGTGGTTATGGCCCGCTGCATGTGGGCAGCGATATCGGTGGTTCGATCAGGCTCCCAGGGACGTGGCTTGGCATACCGACGTTGAAGCCGACGTCCGGGCTCGTTGCCCTGGACACTCCCTATCCCGGTCGGTGCGCCGGTCCGATGGCTCGCACGGTCGACGACCTGTCCTTGCTGCTGTCGGTCATCGGACAGCACGACGCCCGCGACTGGACCTCCTCCGGTGGGCCGCGTTCGGCTCCCGGGTGGGACGGCATCGACGGCCTGCGGGTCGGGCTCCTGCAGGACGCCGGATGCGGCCCGGAATCTGATGCAGAAGTGCGCGCGGTCGTCGATCGTGCCGCGGCGACTCTGACCGCGGCGGGCGCACGCGTCGAACCTGTCGACTCGTGGATGACTCCCGACCTGCTGGCTCGCCTGGACACCTTTTGGCGGGTGCGGTCCTATGTCGATTACGCGGCCCTGACCCGCGATCAGCAGGCCAAGGTCCTCCCGTTCATCGCGCGCTGGGTCACCGCGGCGCAGGACGTTTCTGGTGCGCGCCTCATGGAATGCCATCGCGCCATGGATGAGATCGCCAAGGCGACGACGAAGGCGACCGCGGCGTACGACATCCTGCTGTCCCCGGTCGCCCCCATGGCTGCCTTTCCCGCGGAATGGCCTATGCCGTGGGGAGATTCGGACGAAGGCATGGCCCACATCGGCTTCACGGTGCCTTTCAATATGTCCGGGCAGCCCGCCGCAACCGTGAACGGTGGATTCACCGGCGATGGTCGGCCCGTTGGCATCCAAATAGCCGGACAACGATTCGCCGATGAGGCCATCCTGAAGATCGCTCGCTGGTTCGAGTCAGGGTCCTGATCCGCCGGGACTCTCTCAGGCCCCGACCGCAGTCACGTCGGTCACGATGATCGCTGCCCGTGGCTTGCGGCCCGGCAGCCGCTCCATCACCGGCTCGACCAGGTTCATGGCCCGATACCACCAGCCGTACTTCGCGCCGATCGCCTTCTTCACGCGCATGATCGCGGCCGCATCGCGGTGCACGCTCGCGCTGCCGGTGAAAGTCGGCGCACCCGGAACGACGTTTCCGCGGACATCGCACGGTCGCAACTCCACTCGCGCCGTATGCGCCAACCGTTTGGTCTTCCCCGTCTGATCGACGCTGATGATCAGAAGGTCTCCCGCGTCAGAGGCGATCCAGACCGGCGAGGGAACCGCGATTCCGTTGCGGCGGAAAGTGGTCAGCTGAACGTACTGTTGCTGGCCGATCAGCGCGGAGTTGTCATGCATAGGGTGTCCCGTCTGGAGGGGCGAAGGACCCAAAGCGGGCGTGACGCCGACATTACCGCGCGGCCCGCGGCTGAGCCTCGGCATAACCGTTGAGCGTGCGGCGTTGGCCCGTGCGTGCAGGCATACGACTCTGTGGTCATTGGCGCCGGGCAGGCGGGGCTGTCGGCGTCCTTTCACCTTCGGCGGCTCGGCGTCGACCATGTCGTGCTCGACGCCGATCAAGGGCCTGGCGGTGCCTGGCAACACCGCTGGGATTCGCTCACGATGGATGACGTTCACGGGGTCGCCGACCTGCCCGAGGCCCCTGCACCCGCCCGCGGTACGGAGCGGGCGAACGTCGCGATCCCGGACTGGTTCGGTTCATACGAGCGCCGCTTTGAGCTTCCGGTCGTGCGCCCCGTACGGGTCGAGCAGGTAACCCGAGAGGACGGCTTACTCGTCGTCCATGCTGGGACCGACGTGTGGCATACCCGAACCCTCATCAATGCGACTGGGACGTGGAGCCGGCCGTTCGTGCCGCGTTATCCCGGCGCCGAGACCTTCAGCGGTGAGCAGTTTCATACCGCGCGTTATCCCGGCGCTGAGCACTTCCGCGACAAGCGGGTGCTCGTGGTGGGAGGAGGTGCCTCGGCGGTGCAATTCCTCGGCGAGGTCCGCCCCGTCACCGAGACCATCTGGGTGACCCGTCAGGAACCGATCTGGCGAGATGAAATCTCCGAGTTCGACGGCCGGGCGGTCATTCGCGCCGTGCAGGAACGCGTCTGCGCGGGGCTCCCCCCGCGGTCCGTGTCCAGCGTGACGGGTATCGGCCTGCGCCCACAGGAGCGCCGAGCGCAAGAGCTTGGCGCCTATCACCGGCGTCCAATGTTTGAGCGGATCGAGCCGGACGGGGTCGTCTGGGCCGACGGCTCGCGCGAACACGTTGACGCCATCCTCTGGGCCACCGGATTCCGCGCTGCGCTGGGTCATCTGCGCCCGTTGCACCTGCTCACTCCGCAGGGCGGGGTGCGGTTGGTTCCGAGCAGCCAGGACGTCCAAACCGCGACGGCCGTGGTCGAAGACCCCCGGGTGCATTTGGTCGGGTACGGTCCGTCCGCGAGCACGATTGGCGGCAACCGGGCGGGGCGCGCCGCTGCCGTAGCCGTACGCCAGTTGCTGTCCCCTACCAGCGGCGGCTCGCAACCGCCGAATATTCTGGTGGATTGCACAATTCCCTAGAGCGGAGGCAGACATGGTGATGGAGAAGTTATCCCGCACGGTTGGCATGCCGCCGAAGTACAAGTCGGCCGGAAAATTCGTCGCCAACACCCTGACCGACCAGGGTGCTTTTGCCTTTCTGAGCGACGCGGACTTTGTCGAATTTCGGAGACTGTCGGACACGGGTTCCTGGCGTCGTGCGTCTCACGAATATCGACGGGTAACCGGGGACGACATCCCGACAAGTCTTTATGCGACAGCGGTGACGATCGCGGTCCGCGACTCTGAAACCAGCGGCGGCTTGTAGGCGCCGATTCGCTACTTACACCTGAAGTTGCGCTCTTCTACTCACGGGTAGGTAGACTCGTACTAGCGAGTAACTTCCGGGAAGGGGTCAGTGGTGGGTCATTACAAGAGCAATGTGCGTGATCTGGAGTTCAACCTGTTCGAGGTGTTCGGCCGCGATGAAGTCCTGGGGGCAGCCCCGTACGACGAGGTGGACGGCGACACCGCGCGCGAGATGCTTCGGCAGATGGGGCGACTTGCCGAGCAGGAGTTGGCAGCGTCCTTCGACGATGCCGACCGGAACCCGCCCGTCTTTGACCCCAGCTCAAGCAGCGTCGCGATACCCGAGTCTTTCGCCAAGAGCTACCAGGCCTATGTCGACGCCGGCTTCTGGTCGATGGACGTCCCGGGCGAGCTTGACGGCACCGTGGCCCCTCCCTCGCTGAAGTGGGCCATCAACGAAATGGTGCTGGGGGCAAACCCCGCGATCGCCATGTATGCCGCGTCCTACTCGTTCGGCAAGCTGCTCTACATCCTCGGCAACGACGAGCAGAAGAAGATGGCACGCTGGATCATCGAAAAAGGTTGGCACTGCACGATGGTGCTGACCGAGCCGGACGCCGGTTCCGATGTGGGCGCCGGGCGCACGAAGGCGACCCAGAACGATGACGGCACCTGGAACATCCAGGGCGTCAAGCGCTTCATCACCTCGGCCGAATCCGACATGGTCGACAACGTCATCCACTTCGTGCTGGCTCGACCCGAAGGCCACGGCCCAGGCACTAAGGGGCTGTCCCTATTCATCGTGCCGAAGTTCCACGTAGACCTAGAGACCGGCGAACTCGGCGAACGCAACGGCGCCTATGTCACGAACGTCGAACACAAGATGGGCCTCAAGGTTTCGACGACCTGCGAGCTCACCTTCGGCGACAAGGAGCCCGCCACTGGCACCCTGCTCGGCGACGAGCACAGCGGCATCGCGCAGATGTTTCGCGTCATCGAGAATGCGCGAATGTTGGTGGGTACCAAGGCTATTGCGACCTTGTCGACCGGTTACCTCAACGCGCTGGAGTACGCCAAACAGCGCGTCCAGGGTGCCGACATGACGACTCCGGCTAAGGATGCGCCGCGGGTGACGATCACCCATCACCCCGACGTCCGTCGTTCGCTGATGCTCCAGAAGGCGTACGCCGAGGGATTGCGTGCACTGGTGCTGTTTACCGCCACCCAGCAGGACATCGTGGATGCCGAGCAGATGCGTACGGGCCAGGAGACCATTGCGCCTGACTCCCCGGCGTACCTCGCACAGCGAGTCAACGACCTGCTCCTGCCGATCGTGAAGGGCGTCGGTTCTGAGCGGGCGTGGGTGTTGCTCGGCACCGAGTCGCTGCAGACCTTTGGCGGGTCGGGCTTCTTGCAGGAGTACCCGATCGAGCAGTACATACGGGACGCCAAGATCGACACGCTGTACGAAGGCACCACCGCAATCCAGGCGCTCGACTTCTTCTTCCGCAAGGTCATCAAAGACCAGGGTCAGGCCATCGGCTGGCTGGCCCAGGAGATCGCTCAGACCGTCAAGGGTGGGGGCGGCGATGACGCCCTCCGCGGTGAGCGGGAGTTGCTCGGCAAGGCGGTGGATGACTTCCAGGCGATCTTGGGTGTCATGGGCGGCCACGCCATGGCCGCGATGGAGCAGGCGCCGGAGGCATACAAGGTCGGTCTGAACTCGGTGCGATTCCTCATGGCCGCTGGCGACGTCGTCATCGGATGGCTCCTGTTGCGCCAGGCCGAGGTGGCGCAGGCGCGCTTGGAGGCCGGTGACGCAGGCAAGGACGAGATGTTCTACACCGGCAAGGTCGCTGCCGCGAAGTTCTTTGCGCAGACGGTGCTGCCGCGCCTTGCCTCCGACCGCGCCATCGCCGAGAGCGTCAACCTGGACATCATGGAGTTGCCCGAAGCCGCGCTCTAGTCCACGCCGGTCGAGCCCGCCTCATCGACTAGCGGCGAATGCACGGTCCGGACAAGGTCACACTCTGCGTATGCCGCCGGTCGACGGCTAGTCGAGGCTCAGGCCGGCGGGTTTGGCGTGAAAATCCGGTCGACGAATATCCCTGGGGTGACGACGACCTCGGGGTCAATCGCCCCGGTCTCGACGACCTCACGGACCTCGACCACGGTGGTCGTCGCGGCTGTCGCCATGATCGGGCCGAAGTTGCGCGCGGTCTTGTGGTAGAGCAGGTTTCCGCTGCGATCGGCGACGTCGGCTCCGACGAGCGCGAACTCCGCCTTGATCGGGAATTCCAGGACCTGCCCCACCCCGTCGATGATGCGGGTTTCTTTCCCTTCGGCAAGCGGCGTGCCATAGGCGGTCGGAGTAAAGAACGCGCCGATTCCCGCACCTGCTGCTCGAATTCGCTCCGCGAGATTGCCCTGTGGCACAAGCTCCAGCTCGAGTTCGCCGGATCGATAACACTCATCGAAGTGCCATGAGTCAACCTGGCGAGGGTAGGAGCAAATGACCTTGCGAACGCGGCGCTGCTTGATGAGCTGGGCGATACCGACCTCGCCGTTGCCCGCGTTGTTGCTCACTACGGTGAGGTCAGTCGTCCCGTTGTCGATGAGCGCCTCGACCAACGTCATGGGCTGCCCCGGCGCCCCGAAGCCACTAATCAGGACGGTGGCCCCGTCCGGGATGTCGGCGACCGCCTCGCCCGCATCGTCGTAGACAGCCGCAGTCATGGCGCATCCTTCTCAATCGTCGAGTGCGGTGGTCACCCGCCTCGCTTGATCGTACGCAGGCCCCACCCGCCGACCGCAGGGACAAACGCGAAGCGGCCTCCCCCTCCGGGAAGCCGCTTTGCGTAAAACTCGCCGATCAGGCGATAGCGCGGCGCGCATAGCGGCGCGGACGCTCGGCCTGGCAGAGCCGACTGATGAATCTGTCCGTCAGCAACGGGCTGCGCGCGAACAGGTGAACACCACGTCGTGCGCCCGATTGACGCAACCCACGCAGGGTTTCTGCCAGGCCACAACCTTCGCCAAAAAGATCGAAGAAAGGATGTGGGTCGTTCAGGAGAAGAACCGTCACCGAGTCATCAACCCGGTCCAGAGCCGCAACGTCCTCAATCAGCCGACGCGCATTATCGGCCGACGTCGCGGTCTGCACTCGCGAGATGTCGCCCTCCAAGCGGGGATACTCATCCAGCGGGCAGGTCACCGCGGCAGCAATCCAGTCATTGCCGCCCCCTCGCATGAGATCGCGAAGAACACGCTCAACCTCTGTGACCTCGGCACCAACCGAAGGACCAGCCAGGAGCGCACGAGCCGTCACACTCGGACTCGTCATCACCGTCATCGTCATGCTGCTCCCCTGTTCCTCGTTGGCCTGCCCTCGCACGAGGACGTTTATGCCGCGGAGTTGTATCACCTGGATGTGAAACATCTTGTCAATAGATCATGGACCATGATCGTCGTCGCGGCAACGAGTTGCGGATCTAAATTTGGTTCGATTTTGGTCAAGAGTTGGTAAACCCGATGGTCTACGGGCGGGGGCGGGGGCCCGGCCGACGGTTCGCAGGCTCGGTTCGTTCGACGTACATCGCCGTGAGCCGTTCGTCCAGATCGCCGACATCACCATCAAAGAAGTACTGGGGTTCGACCGGACAGACATGCAGGATCCCGGCGAGCAACTCCGCGGACAGCTTCGGCACCTGACCGTCCGGAAAATTGAGCAATCGGTACGCGTGCTGCGGAGAACAACCGACCCCGATACTCCTCAACTCCGCGCTCAGCGAGTTGCCGTTCAGGCCGTATGCACGGAGCAACGCGGCGAGCCGCGCAGAGAAGTCGGGCAACGCGACGAATGCGGTCATGCCGCGCGAACCTCCTTGGGCGCGATCGTCCAGACCAGAATCGCCAAGAGCACGACCCCGAAAGTCACGATTGCTGTCTCGACACCAATTCCGGTGGCGAGGAAACCGAAGAGGAGGATGCCGACGCGGTCAGATTGCTTGGCGATCGCGATGACAGCGCCAAACCGTCCTAGCACCGCCTCCCCGCGAATCTCGGCATCACGTTGGACCTGACGCGTCGTCCACCCTGTGAGGCACGTGCCACCTGCCGCCATGAACGCCCCGCTTAGGGCGCTCAGGAGCACCATCACTTGCCATTGGGCACCGCCGAGCAGACCTATGAGGATCACGCACCACGCCGCGCCAAGGAAACTCAACAAACCAGTCCTGGGCATGCGCCGCACTCGATGCACCTGGCTGCCGTACGCGACCGTTCCGATGAAGAGCCC
Protein-coding regions in this window:
- a CDS encoding 3-oxoacid CoA-transferase subunit A, with the protein product MTAAVYDDAGEAVADIPDGATVLISGFGAPGQPMTLVEALIDNGTTDLTVVSNNAGNGEVGIAQLIKQRRVRKVICSYPRQVDSWHFDECYRSGELELELVPQGNLAERIRAAGAGIGAFFTPTAYGTPLAEGKETRIIDGVGQVLEFPIKAEFALVGADVADRSGNLLYHKTARNFGPIMATAATTTVVEVREVVETGAIDPEVVVTPGIFVDRIFTPNPPA
- a CDS encoding PPOX class F420-dependent oxidoreductase is translated as MHDNSALIGQQQYVQLTTFRRNGIAVPSPVWIASDAGDLLIISVDQTGKTKRLAHTARVELRPCDVRGNVVPGAPTFTGSASVHRDAAAIMRVKKAIGAKYGWWYRAMNLVEPVMERLPGRKPRAAIIVTDVTAVGA
- a CDS encoding NAD(P)-binding domain-containing protein; the protein is MQAYDSVVIGAGQAGLSASFHLRRLGVDHVVLDADQGPGGAWQHRWDSLTMDDVHGVADLPEAPAPARGTERANVAIPDWFGSYERRFELPVVRPVRVEQVTREDGLLVVHAGTDVWHTRTLINATGTWSRPFVPRYPGAETFSGEQFHTARYPGAEHFRDKRVLVVGGGASAVQFLGEVRPVTETIWVTRQEPIWRDEISEFDGRAVIRAVQERVCAGLPPRSVSSVTGIGLRPQERRAQELGAYHRRPMFERIEPDGVVWADGSREHVDAILWATGFRAALGHLRPLHLLTPQGGVRLVPSSQDVQTATAVVEDPRVHLVGYGPSASTIGGNRAGRAAAVAVRQLLSPTSGGSQPPNILVDCTIP
- a CDS encoding acyl-CoA dehydrogenase, producing MGHYKSNVRDLEFNLFEVFGRDEVLGAAPYDEVDGDTAREMLRQMGRLAEQELAASFDDADRNPPVFDPSSSSVAIPESFAKSYQAYVDAGFWSMDVPGELDGTVAPPSLKWAINEMVLGANPAIAMYAASYSFGKLLYILGNDEQKKMARWIIEKGWHCTMVLTEPDAGSDVGAGRTKATQNDDGTWNIQGVKRFITSAESDMVDNVIHFVLARPEGHGPGTKGLSLFIVPKFHVDLETGELGERNGAYVTNVEHKMGLKVSTTCELTFGDKEPATGTLLGDEHSGIAQMFRVIENARMLVGTKAIATLSTGYLNALEYAKQRVQGADMTTPAKDAPRVTITHHPDVRRSLMLQKAYAEGLRALVLFTATQQDIVDAEQMRTGQETIAPDSPAYLAQRVNDLLLPIVKGVGSERAWVLLGTESLQTFGGSGFLQEYPIEQYIRDAKIDTLYEGTTAIQALDFFFRKVIKDQGQAIGWLAQEIAQTVKGGGGDDALRGERELLGKAVDDFQAILGVMGGHAMAAMEQAPEAYKVGLNSVRFLMAAGDVVIGWLLLRQAEVAQARLEAGDAGKDEMFYTGKVAAAKFFAQTVLPRLASDRAIAESVNLDIMELPEAAL
- a CDS encoding amidase, with amino-acid sequence MRDSLAWRSAAELLAEFSSGTSTPVQAHQAVQEQIAERESELNALWHQDAPERVLACAQESARRWEQGTPRGALDGVPVTVKENVARAGIPMPAGCAGVTPTIPDRNAPIVERIEAAGGIIIGSTVMPDWGMLSSGVSSLHGITRSPLNPAWTTGGSSSGAGAATAGGYGPLHVGSDIGGSIRLPGTWLGIPTLKPTSGLVALDTPYPGRCAGPMARTVDDLSLLLSVIGQHDARDWTSSGGPRSAPGWDGIDGLRVGLLQDAGCGPESDAEVRAVVDRAAATLTAAGARVEPVDSWMTPDLLARLDTFWRVRSYVDYAALTRDQQAKVLPFIARWVTAAQDVSGARLMECHRAMDEIAKATTKATAAYDILLSPVAPMAAFPAEWPMPWGDSDEGMAHIGFTVPFNMSGQPAATVNGGFTGDGRPVGIQIAGQRFADEAILKIARWFESGS